Below is a genomic region from Pleuronectes platessa chromosome 18, fPlePla1.1, whole genome shotgun sequence.
GACAGAAACAGCAGCTGATGAATCACGTCAATGAAACATATTCATAGAGTTGTGTCGTTTGTGTTGGAGGCTTTGACAGAAACGCTGTTTGTTCACTTTTATTAAGATGACGTCATGTGTTGTGGTTCCGTTGTGATGATTACTCGTGCTGCGTGCATTCGAAGTCGAGCAGAGTAAAActttgtgtgttgctttgtacttagagtgtgtgtttacctctctgtgtgtgctggGTGGCAGCACAGGGATCGTCTCATCTACTGTCGCTAGCAGAGTCCTCAGAGCCAGACCCAcctcctgccacacacacacaaacacacaatttaatAAATACTCATTACTTAAAATAACTAGTGAGTGAACCAGTGCAGGATAAAGTTCATGGGACTCTGAGGTCTGGCCTCTTCCATAGACTAAGTGGATCGTACCTTGACCATGGGCACGTACTCCTCTGGGGCTGCAGGCTGAATCCTGTTGGACATCTCAATCACAGCTTTGACCAATCCCGTCACATTCTCATACACTTTGTCGTTGGAACGATCCAAGTTGGCGGTGGGAGGCGGACTGATCTCCTGCGGCTGCAACTGGACCGGGACAGCAcggacattttatttgtttgtgtgacaaAGTTACATTTTCAGCTGCCTGTCAATGAGGGGAGTGTAATTATACTGACAAAACGCTAGGAGGCAGTATGTGACTTCTCAAAAACTAGAAGAAACCTAGAggattcactcacacacacacacactatctctctcaaactctctcacacctacacacatgtCATACCGACCTGAGACAATTACCATCTACATGCATTTCTATCTAGAAACTGGATACCTCACATAGGTTGTTAGTACAAAGTGTTAATGACAGGAGCTAACTTCCTACTAACAATGGTAATGTCCTGTTATCCTGTCCTGCAGTATCTACTGTTCATCTACTTATTTGTGCTACACCACAGACAgtgacaatttatttttcttcaccagAAATATTCAGATCATAAAAAGATTGTTGTCGTCACCAAAGTGTAACCAGTGGCTCTTTTGCTAATTGTTACTGCTGctaccaacaacaacaacaaagtttCATTTTTCGTTGAATTTTCCTGATTaatgcttttctctgtttctggtgaagaaagaaaaacttggATGTTCTATGTAAAATGAGGACAACTAAGAGGAAACTAACTCTACGAtgataacagacacacacatatcagctTACCCTCCATGGCTATAGGGAGAGGGCGGGGGGGTTTGAAGAAAGAAGAGGGTGAAGTGAAGTGGGAGTGTGCACGAGAGATGGGTTGGTGAAGGTGAtggatgcagagagagaaaaggaggatatGGAATGAGGACAGGACGATGGGTGTTAGAGGAAacaggatggagggatgttaacgagagagggggagaagaagtAAacgggggagagaggagggggcagAACATTAGGGCAGAGCCAAACACAGACGAGGTAAAACATGGCTCAGCACACAACCATTAACacaattaaaatcaaatcaaaaagaaTTTGTCAGAGTGGGAGAGTCCAAAACAAGAAATGTGAGATTAACACAGCTCCTGACGTCCGTGTTAAAAGAGGATAAATAATCTTAGCATTGTTCGCTTTActtcacgtgtttgtgtgtgtgattgtgtgtttgtaccttgACGCCCTCGTTGTAGCTGTCCACAGGGCAGAGACTGGCCGGGTTGCCAAGATGACCAGGAGCTCCAGGGCGGGGCGGCTTCTTAGGAGGAGCTACGTGTTCTGGAAAAAAGGAGTCAACTGGTTTCATTGGTTGGAGGAGGCTAGCGTGCTGAGTAGGACACATGTTGATCAGtactttattgtttgtttgtttgtttgtcctaCAGACTGGGTTTCCATGAAACAAGAACCTATACTAATAGTTTTTCCATTTAAGGTTACTCAGTGTgaaatattttactttctaCCAAGATGTAATTTGTTGCTTGTGGATCACAATGTTATATAATGTGAAGGGCTGATGAACACAAGGTTCAACTACCCAAAACATTATATAGAATATTACCTGTATAATGAATACTATTACTTTTACCATAGTTAGTTGAGACAACTTTTAGAACCTTTGTTGAAAGTGTAACTGTGAGTGTCATTGTGTTAATTCTCTCACCTGGTTTCCCAACAGGCTGGTAGATGTGTTGGCTTCCACTCTGTgcagacacaggacacacaacAAGTTAATGCTGAAAAAACTTTGATGGTATACTTTCTAACTGTCATTAGTCTTTAATAATGGAATGATGGGTCTAACTTTCCCATGAGCCCACTGTGGTCATGCGGTCGGTGTGTAGGCAGAGCCCTGCCTGCCACACTGCTACCTcagtcctccttcttcttcctttctccCATAAcctctttttttcaatttacaCGTCACCTCTGTTTTACCTCATCTCTCCTTACGTGAATGAAAATTCAATTGTGACTTtgctttaaatataaatacaaacaaaatgttCATCCATCAAGatcccacacaaaacacacaacagtgactGACCGGTGCTTGTAGAGTGCCGTCCTCTCTGTCGATGCTTCCTCTGCTGTTTCTGGACTCTGTCTTCTGCCAGGAAGAGATAGAGACACCACATGAATGAGGAAAACACCAAATGAAGCATGTGGTTTGGTGCAGTTTCCATTGTAGTGAAATGATATCACACTTTCTCAAGGTTACAGAAATCAACAGCCTTTGCAAAGCCGCTAATGCACCGTTTCTTTTTAAGCCCAAAACCAGACTTCCAGAGAAAAATGCACAATTTAAGCAGAAAGTGATTTTGCAGCTTTTAAACTCCACCTCTCTTCATCTACTCTGCACAATAACCAACACAATTTGACTTTGCCATGATCGAGAGCCGCAGATACACACAACCTCCGTGCTGCAGACTGTTCAACACAACGTTATACAACTGTCTAACGTGACTGCCACTGCCGttcacccctccctcctctgtctcagtTTCAGTACCGTTTTGGTGAAGCACGCCTTGAAGAGATGCATCCTGGGAGAGTAGAGCCTGAAGACGatgggaggaggaagtggaggccaTCGAAAGAAGGGCGGAGAAGGGGAACGAACAAGTATGAGAGCaagggaaagagagatggaagcaaagaaaaacttgAAAGATGGAGTGAAaaatcagaaagaaaaggagacgAGAGGAACTAGTGCAGACAGAGAACTGAGAGCGAAGAGGACTGTTTGCAGAGATGGAAGGAAATGaacggagaaagagagatgaatTGAGTAAGGGAAGaatggagggaagaaaagacggagagggagagtttttccagaggaggaaaaagctCCTCTAAAGCCACAGACCCAAAATCCTGGAAGGGAAAGATCCAATGAACCGCCTCACTTTCTCCTCCATTTCTCCCTCCCACTCTTTCCATCTCGCtgcatcttcctctctctgatgGCCGACTCCTCACTCGTTCCTCCCTCTCCACTGCTCATGCCAATCCCACTTCCTTTcgccctccctctgtcctccactcTCGTGGCTCCTCAAAAGTTTTCATCTCTTGCTTTGTTCAGAActtattttccttctctctctttgcacTTTTTTCATCCTCCTGTCGATCCTCCTTCCATTTATCACAAAGTTTACTTCCAGATTTTACCAGCCGATATTCGCTTCTTCATATCTTCTGCCACATAATTCTCCAACAAGAAAAGTGAATTGTCGAAGTTCCACTTTTTATCTCAGGGATAAACTTGAATAGTCCACTTCATGAAATTAGGGAAACGGAGATACTGATGACCCCCCCggacatattctgctcatattcaggtttattttttttatttgggttataatttgaaaaggtttacaggcttaataaataaatcatatcaTTGCTGCAACTCCTCttgtcagcctctgtctgaaaggTTTGATTTagttcctgtctctttaaggccccgcTGTACTCTGGAGACATGTATTAGTACCAGGTAAAATCCTATTTAGATATTTAATGGGCAAAATCTAGTTCCATGTAGCTTTTCACTCAGCTAGTTCTAAAACAGCCTTATAGAATAATCCACTCACAATTCGTCTTTGTGgtttgatcagctgattgtcATAACTGATTGCGTCTGATGTTTATTTCGGCAAACGACTATTTTCAGCTTCCAGAACCATGATATTATCAGATTAGATCAGAGGCTTTGAATTCACCACACTGACTCTCTTGTTGGTATGAAGGGACATGTGGTTTTAAATGGATGGTAGATTCAGGACAGTGGAAAGAAAGTTAATCTCTCTTAGATGTGGTTGaaaattacttattttattGAGGAAAGAGATCACGTCATGTAATGGGATATTTTATGAAATCCAATGAGGGATGTTTCCTTTCATGTGTCCAGTTCAGTAGGGAAATAAAGTCAGGATCAGCAACATAGTATTGCACCAGCGCATTTCACCACTTAACTGAAATAAATAGTCATACAAGCAAATACCACATATTGAGATTCGGTGATTAAGTCGGTCAGGTCTTTTATCAAGCAATAAACGTGTCTTTCAAACCTGGCATCCAGACTGGCCCCACACAAACTAACTTCACAACCCTCATCTGTGTTTTCCCTCTTTATCTGTGCTCTCCCTACGTCTGGCTCAAAACAGAAACAGTCCATCAGAGCAAGAGGGAAAACAACCTGATgcgaagagagaagaaaaacagacttGTTTTTGCAAAGGACGAATGATTTGGCTTcgttttctggatatttcagtGTCTGATGGGAAAAATCAACGACTCAGCCAGTTCAAATATCTGAAAAAGAGATTCTTCAGGTTGTCCAGCAGCtccgacaacacacacaagtttgtaTAGATAACAAATGGGATTTTCAGAATTTTTCTTATGACAGCTGCTTTTAAGAGGATGTTTTACTTTCGCAAATATTGTATCAAGTTTGTTCAAGGTTCCAGCTTTTCTGTTAAACTTCTGCAAACTCAAAGATAACCCAAAAATTCAAtcgagctgcaccaaattgcacacactgatAAATATCAGAGCAGCCAGCTTATCTCCTACATCTGCCCAGATCTACGCCAAAATATAATATGAAAATTTTTGTACCTAGTTTTGTgtaaaaccaaccaaccaaagaAACAGGAAAGAGTGAAACTATAACTTCATTGGTGGAGGTATTGTGCTGGTGACATTGAAATATGACCAATTATATTTAACAGCAGCAACTTATCCAATTTATTCACAATTCCAAGTTTATCCCTGCAGAGGGAACCACATATTTTCAAATTATTCAATCCCGCGAATCCAATGTATCAACATTTCGATCAATGTTGACAGACAACTGCATTTGAATGAAAGATCAATCTTTTAATAGTTGTTGCAGTTTTTCACGATTTCTTGAATCTCCTCTAAAAACAAGAACTCAAACACAAAATCTCTCAGACTCGTCACAATCCCTTGACTGAGACGCACTTTGAAAACCCCCAGAAGTTCCATGTAAGGCTCCAGTTTTCTGGTAATCAGTCTGGCAGCAGTCCACAAACAAACCACTTGCTTGTGTACAAAtatttgcgtgtgtgtatgaTTGTTACCATGaagctctcctcctgctccagccaCCGCTGGTCATCCTCCATCTGTTGTTGCTGCATCATcagcctctcctccatcagAACGTGGCCGACACATCCACCCTCCTGTAGAAAACATCTCTGCTTTAATATGTGCTTTCTTTAAAATATAGTCATACTACATAATTAAGTAAACGAGTCGATAAAAGCAGAAAGTGGATAAACAGTTTCATGTCAGCAACACGACGTATCACATTAATCATGTTTATTGGCTGACCAATGATTGATTAGACTGTGCCCTAAGGAAAGAGCTTGATCTTAAAAACTCAGACTAATAAAAATTATTTCGAGGATCAAGTAGCCGTGTTCCCGACGGCTGTTACTTTATTCCTCAGCGCAGAGCACTCTGCGGTCTCACTGAAGAAACAACTTCACCATATGGTTGAAGTGCCAGAGCTTCACTGCTGTAAAATAACCTGTTATGTTTAGTTCAGAcgaaaagaaaattaaattctAGTTTATGAAATTTAAGTGTGACCTTGGGAAATCTTTCCGTCATTATGTAATGTAACCtactgtttcctgtgtgtgtgtgtgtgtgtgtgtgtgtgtgtgtgtgtgtgtgtgtgtgtaagtgtgtgtgtgtgtgtgtgtgtacctccaTCCCGGGGTTCCACAGTGCAGTGTGTTCAGGTCTGTGTACATTCCAGGTATCAGCCGGAGGGAAGCTGCCTCCTACTCCCCCTACACCACCATGAGCTGACggctggaggagaaaaagagagcgaCAGACAATTAGAgagaacatgttaaaaaaaactaaaatgtaaaatactgtTTTCGTATATATTATAATTCCTTCTTTACAAGATATTTCTCtatttgtttgatattttgagTTTTTGGATACATCTGTGGCAGCAGCACACGAGACgaaataaagtaatttaatcaaattactGATATCAATGTTATGAGTCTGGAAATTATCTGATATTTCCCTTGAGAACAACAACATTCCTTCACTTCACTCCAGTCTGGGGGAATAAAAATaactcctgctgcacaaattcAATGATTATTGGGCAAATCAGACCTGGTTTAGTCAAAACTGATTTCAATACAACAGATAACAGAGATAAGCCCAGAGTTTaggaacacatacacacacacaggacaagcTTTTATATGATAGTATTTACTAAATATGGCTAATaagaatattatattattatatacttAAATGAAGCAAACAGTAAGAACTTCAATGACAAGCATGTAATGATTTGATATGGAACATCCATTATTCCTGTGAGTATTTCAACACAAGTCTAGTGTGCGATACATTAATACAAAGATGTTATTCTTCTTGTGATACGATCAAGTTTGACTTAAACAGCAGCTCGAATTATACAATCACTCCTTATAAGGACacgagagaaggagacagagtgGCTTATTGCCATAAAAGCTGAAAGAACGgctttgatttgtgtgtgagtgtgtctgtgtgtgcgtgtgtgtatcttTCAACACCACAGGAAATGCCTGCTGTCTGCTCGGTTTATGAGGAGAGGAGTAACTGCGCCGAGCGTCTCCTCTCTTGTcgttttctcctctttcacatttctctctttGACTTTGACACGTGCAGCTCACGCTCCTCATCCTGACTTTATCGTCCTGTCTTTTCTTATGATGAAATGCTCAACCTGGAAATGTCAGGGACCCGAGTTCAGGTCGATAGTTGACATTCTGATTTATAGAACCAGATGAGATATTTTTCCGATAACGTAGTTTAGAcctgaatttaatttaatactttTCCTTCACTTTTCCTAGATGCTTCTTCACTGGATTTAAGAAACTTGGTCTGggatttgttgtttgatgactgTCTATGTATCACATTAAGTATAAAATAGAGAGCAGATCAAGAATATCAGTAGTACCTAAgtagtgtgcgtgtgtttgtgtgtgtgtgtgtttgtgtgcgtcttaCTGGAAAGTGGTTGTGTTGAGGGCTGGTGAAAAACCCTTCACTGGAGCGAGGACTGGGGTAACCTGGTCGACTGGGCTGCAGACACAAATATAAGTTCGTACTGTTTACTACAtattccaaacacacacacacaaaccaacacacacccacccagccaaacaaacacagacacacaataatgAGAGTGAGGAAACGGTCGTGCATTAAATGTTTCGGTCAGTGAGTCTTACTTTAGGTGGAGCTTCATCAGGCCCCCCCGAGTCCCAGGACACGGTGACTTGTCTCCTCATCTCCATTCGAAGTCTCTCCTCTTGTTGAAGCTTCTCTTCCTCCAGTATGGTgctacacaaatatacacaacacTAGCAGTCAGATATATAcatttacacatatatatatattgttatatgttttttaatttgattaatagTTGCTGACATAAACCAGAATTAAGGACAAAGCTATGATCACATCTGATTTATGCATTATGTGTGTTTAAACCAGATAATTGAAATTCCTGTTATTTACTTGAGCTGTGTTTTGAGTTCTGTGAACCGCGGCCTCTTGCTCGGGTCGTACGACCAACACTTGGTCATCAAACTGtagagggtgggggggcactGCGGAGGCATGGCCAGCCGCTCCCCGTTCTCTATCCTGCCGATCACGTCGTTGTTCTTCACCCCCTGGAAGGGCTTGATGCCGTACATCAGGATCTCCCACATGCACACGCCTGCACAGACACGGGAAATAACAGGAAGTGATTTACAAAGACACACTTGATGAGCCTGACAAGCACTGTTTCTTAAAGACTGTTAATACGTCTTACCAAACATCCAGACATCACTGGCAGACGTGAATCTTCTGAAGTTGATGGATTCAGGTGCCATCCACTTGATGGGAAGTTTACCTTTAGAAGCTGAAACAAAGAGCGACACAGATGATGACAAACTACCAGCAGATTTAAGATCCCCTACAGTAAATGGAACAGAGCAGGTTTTTATAGCTACAATAAACCTTTAAGTTAACTGGTTGAATTCTGCATCCGCCAATGAAAAGGTAGAATAGGTGATTTCCCTCAAAGTAAACTGTAGTAGCCCGATGTCACCAGTAGATGATGGTAAAGTGCAAGCAATAAGAAAAGACTGATGTCTCTGGGTAGCTGCTACTTCAATGAATGAAGAACATGAAACAAACTAAAGTCTGTGGAGTTGAGGTGGTAAAATATAACAGCGTGGAACATTAGGACGTTAAACACTGTCTTGAAATATAGCTGCATCCCTGCTTTGTACTCTATCTGCTCATGGTGTTTCACTACCTTTGTAGTAAGAGCTGTCCTCCATGTACCGGGACAAACCAAAGTCCCCGAGCATCACACAGTCGACTGAGGAGACCAAAACATTACGAGCTGCAATGTCCCTGTGagacacaaaagaaaatgtatgttaTTTATCATTTGTTTGATGCTAAATCTTCatcaaagaagaggagaggtgagcACAGTTAATCACCAGGGCTCTGTATGCTGTTTACCTGTGGACGAAGCGTTTGCTCTCCAGATAGGCCAGAGCCGTACTGAGCTGGTGGGCAAACAGAATGAGAGAGGCCAGGTCCAGACTGTACTTCCTCACCTGAAGGAACGAACGCAactgtggagagagggagagagagagagagagagagaggggacgaGGGACAGAAACACAGGGATGTTGTATTTAGAGACGATGGTTTCCAGAGTGGATACAGATAATATGTCAAACAGCTCCTTGTGTAAACCCAAACAAAGAGCCTGAGGCGCACCTCTCCGAGCGTACAGAGCTCCATGATGATCCACACCGGGTTCTCTGTGATCACTCCGATTAGCTTGACGATGTGAGGGTGGTCGAACTGACGCATCGTCACTGCAGGGGGAACAGGAGACGCGTTACAAAcccagtgtgtgtgaaatgagtCACAGTTTTGAATGAGTCACACGCAGAGGACACACTGTGGTCTTACATGCTTCTTGTAGGAACTTTTCTCTGACGCTGTCTGAGGTACAGTTCTTACAGGTCTTAATGGCCACAGGTAGAGCCGGGTTGtcctgcacaacacacacaaaacaacacaagtcAGCAGATTAGCAGTGAAGCATATCTAACAACAAACATCTGACATtactaaataaaaatacattttcagcaaATTCATGTTTTATGGAATACACTTAAAAATTGTCCCACATGTAAAACAAgcaatttactttatttttgatTACAATTTGCCTGGATGGATTTGCAGTATAGTTTACTGAGTGAATAAACAATATTATTGAATTTCACAGACCTATTGTAGCAGGTGTATGTACAGGATCATCATAATCAGTAGGTAATCTTTCATTTGTACTCGTTATTAAGATGAACACTTGAGAATATGAGGAATTATTGACTTCAATGGTTTGTTTTAGCTTGATAATAACGTTTTTTAAGAAAAGAAGGTAGTTATTTAATTATTGGGGCACATTAAGAAAAGAAGAGTGTTTTGATTTGTACGTACCGAGCTGTTATAGACTCCCTGGTGCACGTCTCCAAACTGACCCTCTCCGATACAGCGACCCAACTCGATCCTGTCCCTTTGGATCTCATAGTCCCGcgctgagagaggaggagcagagagaggggagggaaagGAACAGAGATAAATTCACCTGCTGTTATTCATGCACAGGAAAAAAGACCCTTCATATCTGACATGCTTCTCTATTAGACCACATGGATGGAGCTTACCAGGACGAGACAAAGTGGATGATATCAGGTACCAGGTTCTTCAAGTAAAAGCATGAACATCcttaaaaatacttaatattatttcaaattttATTGTGGTTAGCCCCATCCACAGGTATTtggattatttaaaataaactatttctgatatgtataaatacatattgACCCAGGGTTGTAAATCCACAGTAAATTCCCATCCACAAAATTatctaaatacacacattttgtcTTGCCATGCGCACTGTAACACAAAAttgcaaacacaacaacattcatAACATAACATTAACCCATTCCAAAGACAAATGTATGATTCATAAACACTGTGTTCACATGCACATCAAAAGTCGGATTTCTGTTATTCCTGTATCGACACTggctgcagaaaaacacagttaTTAACTTGAGGTAATAACCTTGAGGCCTCTGTTCATTTAAACATCAAGAGTCCATTTATAAAACACAGAAGGAGCCTGGGTCTGCATcgtgttttaaaaaagtgttgAATGTCGAAATGTTTCAAAGTGGTCTCCGATTTTTGTTCCCCACTATATATAAACAGTTGCTGTGTACACAAATTGTGCAGCCAAGCCCAGACCAAACTGAACATACTTCAGATCCAGTGCGAGTGTGTCCATAAGAATTTAAATGAATATACAGAGGACTATTAACGTCTGCTGCAAATCAAACATCTTTAAAACCGACTTAAGAGTAAGTTCAAGAGGTTTACGCAAGACAATCATAACCAACTGATTCATGCACTAGAATCACAAATGCAGCATTGCACAATTGCATTCCTTTACAGGGAGATTTATTGCAATTATTCCGTAGGGCAATTCCCTCACAGGAAATTAAATACCACTTCAAATGAAAAGACATAACCCACAGGGAATTTacagggaaacaaaacaaactataATCATAACTCCAAATcaaaataaggaaataaaaatgtcacaacCATAGACTGTGCATAAAAATGGACGATCCCTCGCCActccctcccactatccagaaatgaagctaaataTCCCAAATACGAACAAAAAGCCTTGTTCAGAgcgtttggagccagagtctgcactgTGGCGATCAGGGAATGGAGCTGTGGAAGCAGATTCCCACTGATACAAGCACTCAACCAATCAcgtgtcagtctcagctgttcaTCAGGGCGTTTCAgtccatttttatagcatcaaagtacaaactgaaatcaaCCTTACCGGGAAAaacaacatcagtgtgataagaagtacctaaaatgacagaaaccatattgagatgtacttttactttttagttggatccatgtcccatctaccaACATGGAGGGGGACGGGATTTATGCCCTACACAGAAGCCAGCCACTAAGTGGTGGatgagatgttttggcttcacttttgggggggggctgtcatgTCTTCATAAACAGTCAATGGTCACACACAACATGATGGACCAAGCCGACACACAATGCAATTAACTGTGAGGTAGTTTAgctcatttaacatttttaattgtttctggattagctttctctctcttttatttccaACACCAGACCTGAATGAACTCAGTCTACAAAAACAATCACAAGTCAACGAAAATCCTCTATCCCCTTAAATCTTAGCATTTTCCTTGTTGGGTACAAgttatgaaaaaactaaaccatcCTACACTGGTTGTCTATATCATTGATACAGTTACTCAGGATTAAATTAAGAAAAttacttgaggcaaatttgTCCGTATAGTTTAGACGAGTGTCCAGCAAAGACAAACATTGCAAAACATCAAAAGACTTTTCAGTAAGACAGACTGCGACAGAGACGGACAGTTTTTACCTTCGACTACTCCATAGCTCACTGTGTTGGCGatgggagaaagaggaagaaggagagagatgaagagagatgaagagaggggagaggcagACAGCTGCTTTAAGATTGAAAATAgctcaggaaacacacacacacacacatttacagtgaAAGACAATCCACCAATTTTATTCTATATTAAATGTTTAGTGCATAAATAAGTGGATGAAAAACTGAGCTGATGCTGCCACAGAAAGGTTATAAAAGGAGGTTTAAAAGGAACGAATGttatacagtttattttataCT
It encodes:
- the ptk2aa gene encoding protein tyrosine kinase 2aa isoform X4; the encoded protein is MPSTRDYEIQRDRIELGRCIGEGQFGDVHQGVYNSSDNPALPVAIKTCKNCTSDSVREKFLQEALTMRQFDHPHIVKLIGVITENPVWIIMELCTLGELRSFLQVRKYSLDLASLILFAHQLSTALAYLESKRFVHRDIAARNVLVSSVDCVMLGDFGLSRYMEDSSYYKASKGKLPIKWMAPESINFRRFTSASDVWMFGVCMWEILMYGIKPFQGVKNNDVIGRIENGERLAMPPQCPPTLYSLMTKCWSYDPSKRPRFTELKTQLNTILEEEKLQQEERLRMEMRRQVTVSWDSGGPDEAPPKPSRPGYPSPRSSEGFFTSPQHNHFPPSAHGGVGGVGGSFPPADTWNVHRPEHTALWNPGMEEGGCVGHVLMEERLMMQQQQMEDDQRWLEQEESFMKTESRNSRGSIDREDGTLQAPSGSQHIYQPVGKPEHVAPPKKPPRPGAPGHLGNPASLCPVDSYNEGVKLQPQEISPPPTANLDRSNDKVYENVTGLVKAVIEMSNRIQPAAPEEYVPMVKEVGLALRTLLATVDETIPVLPPSTHREIEMAQKLLNSDLAELIAKMKLAQQYVMTSLQKDYKKQMLMAAHALAVDAKNLLDVIDQSRLKMITQTRPH